The following proteins come from a genomic window of Leishmania major strain Friedlin complete genome, chromosome 3:
- a CDS encoding conserved hypothetical protein (previous protein_id=AAM69062.2) — protein MGFRRFLFRARWHLAQSDVTFNRYPRRTTMPSDGEGKVQQVNIDEIDAVTGFKKAELYVWNAYAAAFLAEGGEPETDVEAWIDDFCQRSEESGAVFDRNFVKSVCTLGIYAGPRDEFQQRSGCGKATYASGDTYEGEFFEGKKHGRGQYIFVSKGRSEADRVVSKEVELLTSAGKDAKAMVTEIATKLQLGRHVVEGIMQYGQRPCYHGDYVRGKRTGRGVMKNKDGTLYQGEFLENKRHGQGVYYYLNGDVYSGNWKAGAKDGYGTYHFAEGSEYRGEWVRGNFVQGQWILQGGSYYEGKFDKKNRPLDDAASLHYPSIQMAQTGAFRRGIWAPTSALQVCSEVPVDGMAWAD, from the coding sequence ATGGGCTTTcgccgttttcttttccggGCAAGGTGGCATCTGGCTCAGAGTGACGTTACCTTTAACCGATACCCACGACGCACGACAATGCCATCAGACGGAGAAGGCAAGGTGCAGCAGGTCAACATCGATGAGATCGACGCAGTAACAGGCTTCAAGAAAGCCGAACTGTATGTTTGGAATGCGTACGCTGCCGCGTTCCTCGCCGAGGGCGGTGAGCCGGAGACAGATGTCGAAGCGTGGATCGATGATTTCTGCCAAAGGTCGGAGGAAAGTGGAGCTGTCTTTGATCGCAACTTTGTAAAGTCTGTGTGCACGTTAGGAATATACGCAGGTCCACGTGATGAGTTCCAGCAGAGGTCTGGCTGCGGCAAAGCGACGTATGCGTCGGGTGACACGTATGAAGGGGAGTTTTTTGAGGGAAAAAAGCACGGGAGGGGCCAGTACATTTTTGTGAGCAAAGGGCGCAGCGAGGCTGACCGGGTCGTTTCGAAGGAAGTGGAGCTGCTGACAAGTGCGGGAAAGGATGCCAAAGCGATGGTAACAGAAATCGCTACCAAACTCCAGCTTGGCCGTCACGTCGTAGAGGGCATCATGCAGTATGGACAACGACCGTGTTACCATGGTGACTATGTGCGTGGAAAGCGAACTGGCCGCGGAGTCATGAAAAACAAGGACGGCACTCTCTACCAAGGGGAGTTTCTGGAAAACAAACGACACGGACAAGGTGTTTACTACTACCTTAATGGCGACGTGTACTCGGGTAACTGGAAGGCTGGCGCCAAGGATGGCTATGGAACTTACCACTTTGCGGAGGGGAGCGAGTACCGTGGAGAGTGGGTCCGCGGTAACTTTGTGCAAGGGCAGTGGATTCTGCAAGGAGGGTCCTATTATGAAGGAAAGTTCGACAAGAAGAACAGACCTCTCGACGATGCTGCGTCCCTGCACTATCCCAGCATCCAAATGGCGCAGACGGGTGCCTTTAGACGAGGCATCTGGGCCCCGACGAGTGCGCTGCAGGTTTGCTCCGAAGTTCCCGTGGACGGAATGGCCTGGGCCGATTGA